In Halolamina litorea, the genomic window TCGAGGTCGGCGGGTTCGGCCTCCAGTTCGGCGGCACGGTCGGCGAAGGCGGCGAACTGCATTCGCCCGGGATAGGCGCATCCGGGGCAAAAGGCCGCCGACTCGTCGTCGGCCCACGGATTCTTGGGTGTCGACGCCGACTGACTCCCGTATGGACCGGACACTCGCCGACCGAGTGCGGGAGCTGGACGCCGTCGACGCCGAGGCGTTCGCCGAGCGGGCCGCCGGCGACGCCGAGGTGGTGAAGTCGCTGCTCCGGGACGGCGCCTTCGACAACCACCGCTCGGTGGTCGGCTTGGAGTACGAGTTCTACGCCGCCGCCGACGGCCGCTGGGCCGACGACGAGGCCACCGACTGCACGCTGATGCGCGTCCCGCGGCGGCTGTTCGACCTGATCGACTTCGAGAAGGAACTGGGGCTGCACAACGCCGAGATGACCACCAGCCCCCAGCCGTTCAACGGCTACGGGATGGCCGCCCAAGCCGCCGAAGTCCGGTCGCACCTCCAGAACGCGCGGGACTGCACCAAAGCCGAGGGGATGCGGCTGGTCAGCGACGGCATCTGGACCATCCCGCCCGCCGGCGAGACCGCCCGGGAGTACCTCACCGACAGCGTGCTCGACGACGGCGTCCGTGTGGCCGCAAACATGAGCGATGCCGTTCGCTACCACGCGATGGCCAACGGCGAGGAGTTGGAGACGCCGCTGACCGTCGACGCCCCAAACGTCGACATCGAGGCCGAGACGGTGATGCCCGAGAGCCTCATCACGTCGATCCAGCCCCACTACCAGATGAGCCGTGCGACCGACCTGCCCCGCCACCACACCTACGCGCTCCGGATCGCCGGCCCGCTGCTCGCGTTGGGGGTGAACGCGCCGTTCTTCCCCCCCGACCTCTACGCCGATGGCGTCGACGCCGAGACGATCCTCGAGGAGGCGTACATGGAACACCGGATCGCCGTGTTCGAGTCGGTGCTGAACGCCGACGGTGCCCGGAAAGTCAGGTTCCCCCGGGACTTCGACAGCGTCGAGACGGCGGTCGACCGGATCGCCGACGACGACGTGGTGGTACCGATCCCCGCCGACGAGGGTGGCGACCGCTTCGACGACCAGTTCCCGACGTTCCGGGCCAAGCACGGCACCTACTGGCGCTGGGTCCGGCCGGTGTTCGGGGGGTCGACGCGCTCGTCGGCCAACGCCCGACTGGAGTTCCGCCCGCTGCCGGGCCAGCCGACCGTCGCCGACACGGTCGCGTTCCTCGCGGCGTTCGCCGGGCTGATGGAACAGCTACCCAAGCACGGCCACCCGGTGGCGGACCTCGACTGGGCGGACGCCGAGGCGAACTTCTACGGCGCGATGCGGGACGGCATCGAGGCCGACCTCGACTGGATCACCGCCGACGGGGAGCACACGACCGACCTCGACGCGATCTACGACGACCTGCTCGACGCCGCGGCGGCGGGCCTCGAAGCCGCGGGCTGCTCGGCGGCGGCGGCCGAGGAGTACCTCGCGCCGCTACGCTACCGCGTCGAGAACCGGACCACACCGGCGTCGTGGAAGGTCGATCGGGTCCGCTCGCGGCTCGACGACGGCGAGGCGTTCGCCGAGGCGGTGACGGCGACCCAGCGGGAGTACATCTACGAACAGAGCGAGACGCTGCTGCAGGGAACGTTCGCGGAGTGGTAGCGCCGGCGCTGGCGAGCGTGAAAACGGAAGAACGCGGGACTGCGTCGACTGGATGACGGGGGACCGACTTAGAGCAGCGAGTCGATGTCCTTCTCGTTCGTGATGTCGACGCCGTCCTCGGTGACGACGGCGATGTTGATGCCGTTGCCGGAGGCGGTGTCGCGCTCCATCGCGCTCTTGATACACTTCGTGGCGACGGTCTTGGCCGCCTCGACGCCCATGTCGTCCTCGAACTCCTGTTCGAGCACACCGAGGGCGAACTGCGAACCGGAGCCGGAGACGGCGTACTGCTCCTCGGTCGTGCCGCCGAGGGCGTCGATGGAGTAGACGTGCGGACCGGTGTCGTCGACGCCGCCGAGGATGGGCGAGACGATGTAGAACGCACCCGAGCGCAGGAGGTTGCCGGTCAGCGTCGAGAGCGCCTGCATCGACATCTGCTTACCCCGTCGGACCCCGAAGAGGTTCGACTCGGCTTTCAGCGTCTCGATGAGGGATTGGGCCGCCGAGACGGAGCCGGCGATGGTGAGCGCGCCCGTCGGGTGGATCTGCTCCACCTTCTGGACGTCCTTGCTGGAGACCATGTTGCCCATGCTCGCACGCATGTCCGTGGCGAGCACGACGGCGTCGCCGGCGTTGATGCCGACCGTGGTCGTGCCGGTCTTCATCCCCTCGTCGGTGGAGGCCTGCGCACGGCGCTGGTCCGCGTCGGGGAACTCGCCGAGTTCCGGACCGAACACGTCGGACTGATCGCCGGTGAGCGGGTCGAGACCTGACTGGTGGGCAGGTGTTCGCATTGGGAAATCGTTGTCGGGGAACGCTGATAAAGCCACCCCTTCGGGGAAACCCCGCCGGCGTCGAAACCCGGCGACGCCGCTGACGGCGGCTGTCTCGACAGAACTGGGGGGTCGTAGTTACTTGGACGCCTCGTAGGCCGCCTTGGTGCCGTCGACGGCCCGGCCGAGGGGCAGCGGGACGCCGAGCCGCCGGGTCAGCAACGCGACCGGAAGCAGCGTGATCCCGAGCAGGACGGTCAACTGGTAGAGGGCGAACAGCGCGACGCGACGGATAGTTCGGCTCATCTCCGTACCCTCCCGGACCTCGTGGAGGTATAAGTACTTACTGGGCTGGCGGCGGCGGGTACCCCGACGCTTGCTTGCGCTTCTACCCGAGTTGTGCTGGAGGCAAGCTGACTGGGAGTGCGTATAAAGCGCGGCGATAACGCAGAGGACTGAGAGGCGGCATCGTCATAACTTATGCGTACGTTTCACTGGCGACGCGCGGTCGGCGGGCGGCGGTGTCGGTCGAGGCGTGGGAAACGCTGAAACGCACGCTCGGCATAGGGGGCGTCATGAGCGAGTCAAACTGGACCGACGCCATCGTGGGCGAGCGGATGGCCGTCGATCAGCAGTTCGCCGCCGAGGTTCGGGAGTCACCGTTCTCCAACCAGGAGTGGGGACTGATCATGACCGCCGCGGAGTTCGAGATCGCCGACGCCGACGACCCGGACGCGGCCCGGATCGTCCCCGAGACGGCGAAGGTCGCGGGGATCATGCCCGAAGTGGAGAAGATGGGCGGGGCGATGGGCGGTCCCGGCGGTCCCGCGGGCGACCGTGGCGGCGACGACGACGGCGGGATGTTCTCCTCTGTCAAGAAGGGACTCGGCCTCGGCGGCGGCGACGACGGCTCGGACCGACTCGAGGACG contains:
- the psmB gene encoding archaeal proteasome endopeptidase complex subunit beta — its product is MRTPAHQSGLDPLTGDQSDVFGPELGEFPDADQRRAQASTDEGMKTGTTTVGINAGDAVVLATDMRASMGNMVSSKDVQKVEQIHPTGALTIAGSVSAAQSLIETLKAESNLFGVRRGKQMSMQALSTLTGNLLRSGAFYIVSPILGGVDDTGPHVYSIDALGGTTEEQYAVSGSGSQFALGVLEQEFEDDMGVEAAKTVATKCIKSAMERDTASGNGINIAVVTEDGVDITNEKDIDSLL
- a CDS encoding DUF5799 family protein, whose protein sequence is MSESNWTDAIVGERMAVDQQFAAEVRESPFSNQEWGLIMTAAEFEIADADDPDAARIVPETAKVAGIMPEVEKMGGAMGGPGGPAGDRGGDDDGGMFSSVKKGLGLGGGDDGSDRLEDAEALLEQYARTLQEHLVEQGRWEQVRIAYQE